CAAGTGACTGACAGTTGTTGAAGGTTAATTATTGTGCATGTTGATTTACATTTATATTTAATCTGGCCGCATATGTTTCAAAGTTGGCAAGCAGGGCCTAAGAGAGTGATTATCAAACAGTGCATTCTAATGCACACAATCAGTTGCTGCATGTGTTTAGACTTTAGATCATCGGAAAGGGGGATTTTCAGGATATGCTACCACTTTTGCCTCACTGACGCGCGGTAGGATGCGCTGAAAACACAACTTAAGTGAGTGGCATGTGctaatttttttaataaaaaatcCTGCAAACTGCAGCTTCTTAATTGCATTATGGAAGTTACTATGTTCTTCAGTGTTATAATTATGATTCAGCTTCATACATGCTACATATATCTATATATTGTTTAAGTACCGAGTAGGTTGTTCACTTTACGTCCACTGCTCGATACTTTTGGACGAATGGTACGTCTCTCACTAAGGAGCAAGGCAGCGAGCGTACACCAGAATTAAACTAAAACATTTTAAGCGTCTGCATGTTCACCAGGACAACCAGAAAATGTTAAAAACAAGTCAAAGCCAAAGTTTAGTTCAGTTCATCCTAACATACGGGTCTGCTTCGAAAATATGGTCAAAACTACCTTTAGCAGACTTCATTGAGAATATATCATCAGTATATAACATGGTCATAAACCTGTCATGCGTATAAATGCCAGTTATTTGAACCAAATTAAGGTTGTCCAAAAATTCTGTTATGGCAGTATGAGCAAGGAAACTCTCAACCTTTTTTGTCCCGGCAAGAACAAAAACAATCACTACCAATCATGACCGCAAGAGTAGCTGGTGTACTTTGGTTTAACTTGATAAATTACTTCCTTGTTGGACAAACTGTTGCATGATGCCCAGTTTAGTGTGACAACCAATATTTTGTTTCTTTGCGGCACGGACCCAAGTCACTAAACAGCTCTGCCAAGCTGATCGAGTGTGATGCATAAACTTGTAGTCGTAACACTAATTGTTAGTTTTGGAAAGCATTGCACAGGTTGGATTCACCTCATATTCCAAGAATAGATTACCTACACTACATCTGGAAGCAACTAGAAGCCTGTAGCTGATACAAATACAATTGCTTACCTTGAACGCTCAAGAAATTCAGCAGCAATGTCACGGCCTTCAAAGGATGCAAGGACAGGTCTGATGTCAGAAACTCTTGCTGTAGCGACAACTGCAGGATTTGTTAATTTATCAAGATTCCAAAGGTGGCAACACCTAGCAGAACACAAAAACTGGAAGGAAAAACATTCAATTCCATATAGCTTACATTCAAGCAATGGAATAAGATCAATCAGTTGAGTGTCCTCAGCTTCAAGCTTCCATGGTTTGATCGGCAAACAATTTTCAGGCTGCAGGCATGAGTCAAGAGCATGCCCACTGATATAAATAACTCGTGCAGGGTCTCTATTCAGCTTTGACAAATCCTAATAAATGACAACATAATGTAAGATGGGACAATTGCATAGCACTGCAGAACATCAGATACCTTAAAAATCAGGAAAGATCACATTGCCTCAATAAATATGTTACTAAGACCTTATAGTATTGACAGGTTTTTAGAATAATATTTACCACATTTCAATAGGATTGAACAAGCATTATTCATCACCAAAAGAATGACTTGGTGGGGAATTGTCAGCACACTATTCAGTAACTAATCACCAGATATAAGCAGCATGATCTACCATAAGGTGATTGTATTAAAATGAATTTCCATGATTAATCTCCATAGAATTTATTTTGACTAGACAACTTCTCAAGGCACATAATATGTAACTGAAAAAGTGGGGAGAAATAACCAGTACATGATGCTAGGGGTGTTCAAAAACAGTTTCCTCAAACCGTCCAAAATCTGCCACGGTCCATCTACTCATTTTTTTACACTGCCCAAATAGCTCAAGCCGGTCAATACAATTACGACTCTACTAGGCTATCAAGTAGCCGGGTTAGACATTTTGTCCCAATTCTTGATTGGACACCCCTACATGAGGCCTTAGCCCTATCAATACATACAGCCCCTCCCAGTTAGGTCTGGTAATGGGCCTAGTTCATCAGGGCCTAAAAGGGCTAGGATCCTCTAACGCACTCGCATCCAGACGCTTTGAAATAGGCCACAGTTAATAAGGTAGGACCGGATTGGATTATGCTATAGAATGAGTTGGGTAAGGGTCAGAGTCTGGTTTATACACCAAGGGGGAGGTCCATTCTAGTCAAAAGGGGGAGGCCCACAGCAGTCCAACAGCAATGATGCCAGCAGCACACTCCTGGCGCCAGCGACGCAAAATCGGTGGCAGCATGAATGTCATTAGAAACCCCAAAATAGTGCAAAAGCATATATGCACATAAAGCTATGCAACTCTCTATATGTTGCAAAAAAGAAAACTTGTAAGAGAAGGCATGACTAGTGCATAATAGCATGTCTCTACAACCCAACCTATAGGGGAGACACAGTGGTGCTGTAAAAAAAATAAACTACAACAATGTAAACATGTGAGTCATGATCGCTAAAAAATTTGTGCAACAGATAACAAACCTTGTCAAGATGTAAGAAAAGTAAAAGTATGTGCGACCAGTTCTAGCATTTAGCATATTTCAATCCATGTTGTGCCAACATATAGCCTAGCACCTTCTAAATTACTAGGAAAAGTATACATTTCAAAAGACATCACACAGGATACATGAGACTTATCTGACAGATAGGGGGATTTGAATTAAAGCATCAATAACATAAACTGTTTCAACCAATATGTAACATATTAACGAACTTTCCAGATTGATGGGTATTGAGCTACACAATTAAGCAGCAGGTAAGATCCCCATACACAATATGTAACATATTTACGAACTTTCTAGAGTGATGGGTGTTGAGGTACACAATTAACGACAGGAGCAGCAGGTAAGATCCCCATACCCGATAGTGTTTTCCATTCACATATTTAGTTGCAACTCTTGATAGCCTGTGCCGGACACAGCCTTTTGCATCCAGTCTTTCCATAACAGGATCAACGTACTACACATGTAACAAAGTTTCATTTGAGTTAGAttttgcacacacacacacacacacgctgaATAGTTAAAGAATAAAACTTACCATACTTAATTGATCAGAATACACAACAACTTCATAGAACTTCGCAAGATGTTCCAAAAAGGCATCCACTCCTGGTCTCTTGAAAGTCCTCCATCCTCTCTCACGCTATAAATATATATATGGAAACCAGTTATTATAAATAATTCTTCATCAACCAATATTCAGCAcctggggggggaggggggggggagcCTGCATACTACAAAACTAAAATAGGAAGGCTTATATAGAGGGGGGAAATCAACCATGTGTTACCAATGAATCTAGTACATATTTTATCTTTTGAGTTTCTATACACCTTGCTTTAGTAAATTTGTGGTATATTAACAGATTTACTCATACAGTCATACACTTATAATACATGAGCGGCAGGCACAGCAAACAACAAGATTCTAAACTTCACAGGAAACACAAGTTCACCTTCCAATCTGAGTATACAAGAGTCTCATTCAGATCCAGAACTATGGTAAAGACATGCTGTTCTTGAGGAGGTAGATCTGGAAGGAGTTTTTCTGATGATGGTTCAACAAATCCCTGCAGTGCATATAATTGTTAGTATCATAAAGAACGGATAGTTTACAATATAAAAGATGGATCACCAATAGCAAAAGGTCTATCTTTTTTACTAACCTGAATTTGATCTTCAATTTGGCTCCTGACATCCAAGTAGAGGTCAATAGCAGCAGCAGGAACTGCAGAACAGAACATACAGTTGACTCAACCGATAAGGAACATAGGCAGACAGTTAACAAATAATGTAGTAATAGATGTTAACTGAAGAGCCTATCTAGCTGGTCAGGTTAATCAATAAGCTCATGTCATGCTCCTTCCCAGTGATGTGCATTTGTAGAGCAATCTAGAATATGCTTATACAAACATTATCATGCAATGATAAGCCAGGTTGAATAGATTATAGCCAACAATTTTAGTACCAATGACACACGCTCTTCATACAAATTCATCGCAGTAAATGAAAACATATAATTTGATGCATACAGTCTAACGATACGCAAGCTCCTGTTAATAAAGAAACGTGTTCCCTAGCCACTGTATACTACTTAAAAGTGAAGAGACTTGATTATTCACTGGTGTGAGAAAAATTATCCAAGGTTGCCTGGAAGCTGCCAGTTTATGTACCAAGCAATCATAACAGGATAGTGAGTTGCTCATTAGGTGAATGAAGAAAATGTCTGCATGATATTTGGCAATCCGAATCCAAGAGGTAACAGTAAAGACAAGGAATGAGTGTGCAGTAGTCCCTACCTTTCACAGTTTCCGAATAAGCCATAGCCTTAAACTTCTGCACACATGAAAAGCCATTATTGTCAGACAAGATTGACGGTTGATAACCAGTGGAGAAAGTTATTGCTGTACACTACTTCAGGTTTTCTCAAACCCCCATAATGCAAGCCTCCCATAGAACATCATGTTCCAGACCAAAAGATTTTTGCATCCTTCTGATACATGCCAATTCCTTGCTACTCGAACCAAACGACCAAATATTTTATTCCACAAAGTGTAAGCTCCTACATAGGGGATGATGCAAATCACAACAACAAAAAATACTACTACCATGCATTATATGTTACAAGTTTATTGCACACCTCATCAGATCCCAAGTTCACATTTCCTAATCTCATGCAAATGCTGCTGCTTAATGTTTATGCAGTCACGCAACTGACCAAACAACAGGATAAAACAACACGAGCACCCAAAAACATGATATGTAACCTCAAAGCCGGACAAGTCCTCGCTGATTGGGAGCTTCGAGTTCTTCCGGAACTCCCGCGTCATCTGATCCACTTCATCCACGGAATAAGCTACAGAGACGAAAACACGAATCATTCCCTACGAATCACACGCGCGACACCGGACCAAACCGAGCGATCCTGCGGAGGAATACGGATCGGAGATCGCACCGTATGTGACATAGCCTGTGGCGCCGAGAGCGGCGGTGACGGCGGTGAAGATACCGGCCTTGAGCAGACGGAAGGAGCTGCGGGCCCCCGAAGGTGGCGCCGGGGAGGGATCGCCAGCTGCGGCCGCCTCCTTGGGAGCGgaagatgcggcggcggcggcaggcgccTCCTTCGAAGCGagggatgcggcggcggcgggcgaaaTGGTGGAGAAGGGGGCGGCGGAGGACCTGAGCGTGAGGGCGAGGCGCGACCTCGCGATGTGGGACATGGCGCGGCTTGCGAGAGGGGCAAGGAATGTGGGAGGGTCGTCGGATTTTGGTTTGGCTCGCGCCGAGGGTTTAAGGAGAGAGGGGGCTGACTGAGGCGCCCGAGCCCGAGGAGGGGGGAgaggaaggaggcggcggcgaggcgatgGGCGAAGGAGGTGGAAGAGTCAGGGTCTAGGGGACTGACTGTTGCAAGCTGCCCCCACTTGTCAGAGGCTAGCAGTTTCTCCAGGGCTCGCGAGAGTGGCATATGCGTGCACGATGCGTTTTGTTTTGGAGGGGGGCAGGCCCCAGGCGTGCGGGCCAGATGCCGGCGCGGGGACGTGGCCCAGTTTAATTTCGTATTCAGCCTTCTTGAAATTTCTTGTTTTCTGCGCGATAGCTATATATATCGCCCGCCACGAGCagtataatatatatatatattgctcGCCTACAGCCCGGCCCATTAGCGGGAGCGTAGAGAAGCATTAAGCTGTTTTAGAAAGTTTCCAGAACATTCTGTCGAAGGTTTTGGAACCTTCATCCggttttatttctttctttttatttttattacttcctttttcggttttctttctgtttttattttttgtttcctttttataccttttattttttctattttattttttatACAACAGTTTTTTATAAATTGGCGCACATTTTTAaatagtgaacattttttaaaatcgtGAATATTTTTAAAAACAAGATAGTTTTTTTAAACCATGgacatttttaattttttttgaatatttctTAAATCCTTAGtatttcaaattcatgaacattctcatttcacgaacattttttcaaattcattaATATTTTTccaattcatgaacatttttttaatttgtaaGCTAACGGTTTTATTGAAATAAActatttttaaaaaatgaaaatGACTTTTTTAGTGCCCACATACACACATTGTACCCTTTTTCTTATTTTCACACTATGTTAACGATTGTCAGAAAATATCACGCTACCCCACGAAAGCAGCGGCGCAATTTATGGGCCCACCCAACTGGAGCAACGATATTTATCGACAAGTGAGCAATGCCTTGACGGATATCGCTAGAAGCGATATATAGCACCATCCTTGTTTTCTACCTTAAGTTCTTCGAAAAGCCTTGTGCTAAGATCCTGAAGGCGAGATATCCTAATGAGCACACCTTGACGCCCAGCCTAGAGACGACATCTCTTACTTGTGGTGTAGCATTTTACATGGTGTGGACTTGGTTAAGCAAGGTTATATTTGACGTATCAATGATGGCACAAATGTTAAAATATGGTTCGCCCCCAAGGGTTCCTATGACCTCATCCAAGAAAGTGATCATGCCACAAGGTCCTAGTTTGCTTGACTGTGTCAGAAACCCAATTATCCTAGTGACATGAAGCTAGGATGAAAGCTTGGTGAGAAAGATTTTTTGGTCGGGTGATGCATGACATATATTTCAAATTCATCTTTATTATATTATTCAACAAAATCTTACAAAATAAATACATGAACCAACCCGGAGCCATCTTTCCGACGAACATTGTCGCCAAACTTACAAGGTTGATGATGTGCCCTGACCTCGCGCCAACACACACCATGTAATCCGGTGGCCTCACCAAGCCGCCCACCGGCTAGCTGGGAGCACCAACCAGTCTAACAGATCCTCGGCGCGCATCGCATGCGCACACTCTATAATCAGCTGCCCTCATCTTCCGCTGTCCCATCTTCAAGGGTGATCGATGAATTGAACTTGCGATACCCTTCTTTCATGGACGCCACCACTACGCTAGATAGCGTCACCACCCTACACTCGTCCACCCAGACGTAACCGTCGCCTACACCATGTTGCCGAGACGTGTCGTTGAAATGGTAAATACCACGCTACTCCACCTACATGCCATCTCACGCTGACTCCAAACCACCAGCAACTCCACCACCATAAGCAGTCCTCGGTCGACACCTTCAGGAAGAAACACGATATGCAGGTGTCATCGCCACCCAAAACAAGGGAACCGAGGTTTTCACATGCGCTCATGGAGGAGGTGAGAAGGATAGGATCCACGCCGAAGCCTCCAGGAGGGAGATCGGTGCCACTAGGCCTTGACTTCAGTGAGGCCGTCATGTTGGCATGGAATTTCCTCCATATCCATGCCCACCCGCCAGATTCATCCAACCAACACTGGGAGACAACGATCGAAGTCGCCAGGACCGGAACCAGCACGAACCAGAGCAGATCAAGTCGGAGACGACGCGGCCCATGGAACTCTGGCAGGCCAGCGAGGAGCCGTCGGCACCATCCCGCCTAGATCGACAGCCATGTCGCCAGACGGACGTCACCGCCCAACAGTCGTAGTCGCTGGCCACCACCAAGAGCAGGCGCCGCACTACCTCACCCGCCGCGCGAGATGCATGAGCACAGCATAGGAAGCATGACATACCCTAGCCATCTCACGCACCACCACCATCCATCGTCGTCGTGTGCC
The Aegilops tauschii subsp. strangulata cultivar AL8/78 chromosome 3, Aet v6.0, whole genome shotgun sequence genome window above contains:
- the LOC109745315 gene encoding mitochondrial import inner membrane translocase subunit TIM50, with product MSHIARSRLALTLRSSAAPFSTISPAAAASLASKEAPAAAAASSAPKEAAAAGDPSPAPPSGARSSFRLLKAGIFTAVTAALGATGYVTYAYSVDEVDQMTREFRKNSKLPISEDLSGFEKFKAMAYSETVKVPAAAIDLYLDVRSQIEDQIQGFVEPSSEKLLPDLPPQEQHVFTIVLDLNETLVYSDWKRERGWRTFKRPGVDAFLEHLAKFYEVVVYSDQLSMYVDPVMERLDAKGCVRHRLSRVATKYVNGKHYRDLSKLNRDPARVIYISGHALDSCLQPENCLPIKPWKLEAEDTQLIDLIPLLEFVATARVSDIRPVLASFEGRDIAAEFLERSRRVYEQKEQKQQHGRIWRR